A window of the Planococcus citri chromosome 4, ihPlaCitr1.1, whole genome shotgun sequence genome harbors these coding sequences:
- the Gbs-70E gene encoding protein phosphatase 1 regulatory subunit 3C, which produces MGSDGDILVSHGPPVFNHSPATYYNSYGNCRFQNTSSSNTNSTSSSTSTSTQRQRLKSPSRSSGSRSNGCSERKPRPCLVVRPDDSSSSSSSSSDENEPPSPNANRQKKKVVFADDRGFSLTQIRLMVETPLDKLVPIKAFANLKLASTCTETAVKPSPINVWKVLFNQPASNYLEFRKRLEETNVSLENVIVKSAENDLTGTVKVKNISFEKRVVIRSTTDNWASHRDIECSFVDNNTSSSVTIIYDTFSFKIHLNDDNDNIQFCVCFKSSEGEYWDNNEGKNYTLVRKDEQNAADENKSIQNVRDIINNGAGNQYVPVRSNTWPAYSAQFNNTNISSYQGAVYW; this is translated from the exons ATGGGATCAGACGGAGATATTCTAGTTTCACACGGTCCGCCGGTCTTCAATCACAGCCCAGCCACGTATTACAATTCGTATGGAAATTGTCGTTTTCAAAACACGAGCTCCAGCAATACCAATTCAACATCGTCATCTACGTCTACGTCGACGCAAAGACAACGTCTTAAATCACCTAGCAGATCAAGCGGGTCTAGATCGAATGGATGTTCGGAAAGGAAACCAAGACCGTGTCTGGTGGTCAGACCTGATGACAGTTCGTCCTCGTCGTCCAGTTCTTCCGATGAAAATGAACCGCCAAGTCCGAACGCCAATAGACAGAAAAAGAAAGTGGTTTTTGCCGATGATAGAGGATTCTCGTTAACACAG ATTCGTTTAATGGTCGAAACACCTTTAGACAAATTAGTACCGATCAAGGCGTTCGCCAACCTGAAACTCGCTTCTACATGTACGGAAACAGCAGTCAAACCATCGCCGATCAACGTCTGGAAAGTCTTGTTCAACCAGCCAGCTTCAAACTACCTAGAATTTCGTAAACGTTTAGAAGAAACGAACGTATCGTTAGAAAATGTTATAGTTAAAAGCGCAGAAAACGATTTAACCGGTACGGTTAAAGTAAAGAATATCAGTTTCGAGAAACGCGTCGTTATACGATCGACGACAGATAATTGGGCTTCTCATCGAGACATCGAGTGCTCGTTCGTCGATAACAATACATCTTCGAGTGTGACCATCATCTACGATACGTTTTCGTTCAAGATACACCTAAACGACGATAACGATAATATACAATTCTGCGTTTGCTTCAAAAGCTCAGAAGGAGAGTATTGGGATAATAACGAAGGCAAAAATTACACGCTGGTTAGGAAAGACGAACAGAACGCCGCTGATGAAAATAAAAGTATCCAGAATGTTAGAGATATTATCAATAATGGTGCAGGTAACCAATATGTTCCAGTCAGATCGAATACATGGCCTGCGTACTCGGCTCAATTCAATAATACGAATATTAGCAGTTATCAAGGAGCTGTGTATTGGTGA